One window from the genome of Natrialba magadii ATCC 43099 encodes:
- a CDS encoding ABC transporter ATP-binding protein: protein MTDADTVELDSESDATATDSESTDASAVDERDEAYKLRIEGLEKHFPVNTGLVSRILHGESNDAVKAVDGVSLGIREGEAFGLAGESGCGKTTLGKSAIRLLEPTGGEIHFDGKEITDVGGAELNEFRREAQIIHQDPYKSLNPRFTVYEWVKEPLDVHDVGTSEERDARVYETIEQAGLRPAEAYADEYPSELSGGERQRVGIARALALEPSFLLADEPASMLDVSIRASILDLFKELQTELGLTAVYISHDLSLLKHMCDRIGIMYLGELVEVGPADQIINDPKHPYTQALVSSVPRIDPTEERERIELVGEVPDPVDVPSGCRFHPRCPKLVQPEGYEMDQDHWRAVANFRQDLLRDDLTLTSEDEEATPAALRESYDIPATLSDSEAERVLSDVLTTATEGDREQARNRIETEFASPCERGEITTYQVTPEQTAKCVRYDDAERYSPEGGGTIQGD, encoded by the coding sequence ATGACTGACGCGGACACGGTTGAGCTCGACTCCGAGTCCGACGCCACTGCGACCGACTCAGAATCGACCGACGCAAGCGCAGTCGACGAACGCGACGAAGCGTACAAGCTCCGCATCGAGGGACTCGAGAAGCACTTCCCGGTCAACACGGGACTCGTCTCGCGCATCCTCCACGGTGAGAGCAACGACGCAGTCAAAGCCGTCGACGGCGTCTCACTCGGCATTCGCGAGGGTGAGGCGTTCGGTCTCGCCGGCGAGTCCGGCTGTGGAAAGACGACGCTCGGCAAGAGTGCGATCAGACTCCTCGAGCCGACGGGCGGTGAGATTCACTTCGACGGGAAGGAGATCACCGACGTCGGCGGTGCTGAACTCAACGAGTTCCGCCGTGAGGCCCAGATCATCCACCAGGATCCGTACAAGTCGCTCAACCCGCGATTCACAGTCTACGAGTGGGTCAAAGAGCCCCTCGACGTGCACGACGTCGGCACCAGCGAGGAGCGCGACGCCCGCGTCTACGAGACCATCGAACAGGCCGGACTGCGACCCGCCGAGGCCTACGCCGACGAGTATCCGAGCGAACTCTCGGGCGGTGAACGCCAGCGCGTCGGCATCGCTCGCGCGCTTGCACTCGAGCCGTCGTTCCTGCTGGCCGACGAGCCGGCGAGTATGCTCGACGTTTCGATTCGAGCGAGCATCCTCGACCTGTTCAAGGAGCTCCAAACGGAGCTCGGGCTGACGGCGGTCTACATCAGTCACGACCTCTCCCTGCTCAAGCACATGTGCGACCGGATCGGGATCATGTACCTGGGCGAACTGGTCGAAGTCGGCCCAGCAGACCAGATCATCAACGATCCGAAACACCCCTACACGCAGGCGCTTGTCTCCTCGGTCCCGCGGATCGACCCGACCGAGGAGCGCGAGCGGATCGAACTCGTCGGGGAGGTGCCGGACCCCGTCGACGTGCCGAGTGGCTGTCGGTTCCACCCGCGCTGTCCGAAACTGGTCCAGCCCGAGGGCTACGAGATGGACCAGGATCACTGGCGTGCGGTCGCGAACTTCCGCCAGGATCTGCTCCGTGACGACCTCACGCTCACGAGCGAAGACGAGGAGGCGACACCTGCTGCGCTCCGTGAGTCCTACGACATCCCGGCTACACTCTCCGATTCGGAGGCCGAGCGCGTCCTCTCGGATGTCCTCACGACGGCGACAGAGGGCGACCGCGAACAGGCTCGCAACCGGATCGAAACCGAGTTTGCCTCGCCCTGTGAACGCGGCGAGATCACGACGTATCAGGTGACACCGGAGCAGACGGCGAAGTGTGTCCGGTACGACGACGCCGAGCGGTACAGTCCAGAGGGCGGCGGGACGATTCAGGGCGACTGA
- a CDS encoding ABC transporter ATP-binding protein, whose translation MTLLDIDGLKTYYGADDGWVRATDDASLSIERGETVGLVGESGSGKTTLAKSIIRLLPDNAEIVDGSIEFDGTEITELSNKELRRQIRWSEISMIPQNAMNGFDPVYTVGEQIVEVIRHHEDNTSKAEARERGRELFDDLGIDPDRIDDYPHQFSGGMAQRAMIALALALSPSLVLADEPTTALDVVIQDRILETIKEMQEELNSAMIMITHDMSVVSETCDRIAVVYGGRIVELADAETIITNPRHPYTLGLRNAFPDISDDDQELISIPGSPPELVDPGEGCRFAPRCPFAEEECWEVTPQPESYGDGHQVECHRADEIEHLQAEAGKKETWREQDIGEPEPVGTADEQAVEAEVELDD comes from the coding sequence ATGACGCTACTCGATATTGACGGACTGAAGACGTACTACGGTGCCGACGACGGCTGGGTTCGTGCGACGGACGACGCCTCGCTGTCGATCGAACGCGGCGAAACCGTCGGCCTGGTCGGCGAGAGTGGCAGCGGAAAGACGACACTTGCAAAGTCAATTATCCGGCTGCTACCCGACAACGCCGAAATCGTCGACGGCTCCATCGAGTTCGACGGAACCGAGATTACCGAGCTCTCCAACAAGGAGCTCAGACGCCAGATCCGCTGGTCGGAAATCTCGATGATTCCGCAGAACGCGATGAACGGGTTCGACCCCGTCTACACCGTTGGCGAGCAGATCGTCGAAGTGATCAGACACCACGAGGACAACACCTCGAAGGCCGAGGCCCGCGAGCGCGGCCGCGAACTGTTCGACGACCTCGGGATCGATCCCGACCGCATCGACGACTATCCCCACCAGTTCTCCGGCGGGATGGCCCAGCGTGCGATGATCGCGCTCGCACTCGCGCTCTCGCCGTCACTCGTGCTCGCAGACGAGCCCACAACGGCGCTCGACGTGGTGATTCAGGACCGCATCCTGGAGACGATCAAAGAGATGCAGGAGGAACTGAACAGCGCGATGATCATGATTACCCACGACATGTCGGTCGTCAGTGAAACCTGTGACCGCATCGCCGTGGTCTACGGCGGCCGAATCGTCGAACTCGCGGACGCCGAGACGATCATCACGAATCCGCGCCACCCCTACACGCTCGGCCTACGAAACGCCTTCCCCGACATCAGCGACGACGACCAGGAGCTCATCTCCATCCCCGGCTCGCCGCCGGAACTCGTCGACCCCGGCGAAGGCTGTCGCTTCGCACCACGCTGTCCGTTCGCCGAGGAGGAGTGCTGGGAAGTAACGCCCCAGCCCGAATCCTACGGCGACGGCCATCAGGTCGAGTGCCACCGTGCCGACGAAATCGAGCACCTGCAGGCGGAAGCCGGCAAGAAAGAGACCTGGCGCGAGCAGGATATCGGCGAACCCGAACCCGTCGGGACAGCCGACGAACAGGCCGTGGAAGCGGAGGTGGAACTCGATGACTGA